A genomic stretch from Bosea sp. F3-2 includes:
- a CDS encoding DUF1254 domain-containing protein has product MKITRRTAAFGGVGALASATMGHSALAEQGAFLGIGEGLEDFWLATDAYIFGYPLVTMEMTRRIITNVAEPVGTRGPMGQIIKLRSYPDASFKDVTAPNADTLYTTSFFDVGKEPWVLSVPDMKGRYFLLPMLDGWTTVFQVPGKRTTGTGAQTYAITGPGWKGTLPEGVKEYKSSTNIVWLLGRIYCTGTPEDYAAVHKLQDEFKLVPLSAYGKPYVPPPGKVDPSIDMKTPVREQVNRMDAVSYFKLLCELMKSNPPSAADAPELARFARIGIVPGQDFDESKFKVDLAKRVPEVAFDRIMLQFKINRAIKDENGWAFTTKTGIYGTDYLMRALITAIGLGANRPQDAVYPTSQRDAARRKYNGANKYVMRFPKGHLPPAEGFWSLTMYDDKYFFVNNPLNRYSISARQDLKTNPDGSTDLYIQYDSPGKDKESNWLPAPSGDFILMLRMYWPSETDPSILNGTWTIPAAEKQS; this is encoded by the coding sequence ATGAAGATCACTCGGCGAACCGCAGCTTTCGGCGGCGTAGGAGCGCTCGCGAGCGCGACGATGGGGCACTCGGCGCTCGCCGAGCAAGGAGCCTTCCTCGGCATTGGCGAAGGTCTGGAGGATTTTTGGCTGGCGACCGACGCCTACATCTTCGGGTACCCGCTGGTCACCATGGAGATGACCCGGCGGATCATCACCAACGTTGCCGAGCCCGTGGGAACGCGGGGGCCGATGGGACAGATCATCAAGCTGCGCAGCTATCCCGACGCGTCCTTCAAGGACGTCACTGCGCCCAACGCGGACACGCTTTATACGACCTCATTCTTCGACGTCGGAAAGGAGCCTTGGGTCCTCAGCGTTCCGGATATGAAGGGACGATACTTCCTGCTGCCGATGCTCGACGGCTGGACGACGGTCTTCCAGGTGCCGGGCAAGCGTACAACTGGCACCGGAGCCCAGACCTATGCGATTACCGGCCCCGGCTGGAAAGGCACGCTGCCGGAGGGCGTGAAGGAATACAAGTCCTCGACAAACATCGTCTGGCTGCTCGGGCGCATCTATTGCACCGGCACGCCTGAGGACTACGCCGCAGTTCACAAGCTGCAAGACGAGTTCAAGCTTGTCCCGCTCAGCGCTTACGGCAAGCCTTACGTGCCGCCGCCTGGCAAGGTCGATCCGTCGATCGACATGAAGACCCCGGTGCGAGAGCAGGTCAATCGCATGGACGCGGTGTCCTATTTCAAGCTGCTCTGCGAGCTGATGAAGAGCAATCCGCCTTCAGCCGCCGATGCCCCCGAGCTGGCACGGTTTGCCCGTATCGGCATCGTCCCGGGCCAGGACTTCGACGAGAGTAAATTCAAGGTCGACCTGGCGAAGCGCGTCCCTGAAGTCGCGTTCGACAGGATTATGCTGCAGTTCAAGATCAACAGGGCTATCAAAGACGAGAACGGCTGGGCCTTCACGACAAAGACCGGCATCTACGGTACCGACTACCTGATGCGAGCGCTCATTACCGCCATCGGCCTCGGCGCCAATCGCCCCCAGGATGCGGTCTATCCGACTTCACAACGCGATGCTGCTCGCCGCAAATATAATGGGGCGAACAAGTACGTCATGCGTTTCCCCAAGGGTCATTTGCCGCCCGCGGAGGGCTTCTGGTCGCTGACCATGTATGACGACAAGTACTTCTTCGTGAACAATCCGCTCAATCGATATTCCATCAGCGCCCGCCAGGACCTGAAGACCAATCCGGACGGCTCCACCGATCTGTATATTCAGTATGACTCTCCCGGAAAGGACAAGGAATCGAACTGGCTTCCCGCGCCTTCCGGCGATTTTATCCTGATGCTTCGCATGTATTGGCCGAGTGAAACAGATCCGTCGATCCTCAACGGGACATGGACAATCCCCGCGGCTGAAAAACAGAGCTGA
- a CDS encoding HdeA/HdeB family chaperone, whose protein sequence is MIRKAVAASLFAIVLAAPAVAQTALSTYADDKGYIDVQKLTCAQLAGTFQEDADMLTTWYSGWYNGLARKHMLNVKRGKEAEHEVIQYCKANQNKRVIEAIAVVFKDMRAERGIEMKP, encoded by the coding sequence ATGATCAGGAAAGCAGTGGCTGCATCGCTCTTCGCAATCGTGCTTGCGGCCCCCGCCGTCGCACAGACCGCTCTGAGCACGTATGCAGACGACAAGGGTTACATCGATGTGCAGAAATTGACCTGCGCACAATTGGCAGGAACGTTTCAAGAAGACGCCGACATGCTGACGACTTGGTATAGCGGCTGGTACAACGGCCTTGCGCGAAAGCACATGCTCAACGTCAAGCGCGGGAAAGAAGCGGAGCATGAGGTCATTCAATACTGCAAGGCCAATCAGAACAAGCGCGTGATCGAAGCCATCGCCGTCGTGTTCAAGGATATGCGCGCTGAGCGCGGCATCGAGATGAAGCCCTAA
- a CDS encoding TAXI family TRAP transporter solute-binding subunit, giving the protein MMRFALWAGALLVIGAVAAAIHYGAPHATLRVTTGAFGTDAQRLIGALITEVAQDHPRVKLQPVQVDDLAASSRAIESGTADLAIIRSDVSPPTNGQTIAILRRDVVAFVLPPKSAIDSIGMLSGKTIAIPQGRLQDVNAALLDLILSYYDVAPREVKRVFLSPDEMVAAVHQRHVAAILAVGPVGPGEVVGAVAAMAKGTGGTPTILAFSDADAFNRRFPAFESYDVPEGAVRSRPATPDDTVTTLAVTYRLVAPDLMLDLVAGAIGRTLFTSKTKLVALTPLASQIEAPDPDAKNPILPIHPGVANYLSNGEQSFFDELHSYFYLAAAAISILGSVATIVLGRAKTGRMRQEQKRIGQLIQIADQAQKADTEMLEALDRSLHQLVGDALASAGGSGADSSMTLAINHARYSVTARRALLSSQGAQGTALSPTSVALK; this is encoded by the coding sequence ATGATGCGATTTGCCCTATGGGCGGGTGCCCTGCTCGTCATCGGCGCCGTGGCGGCAGCCATTCACTACGGGGCGCCCCACGCAACCTTGCGGGTGACGACGGGCGCCTTCGGCACGGATGCCCAGCGCCTTATCGGCGCGCTCATCACCGAGGTGGCCCAGGATCATCCCCGTGTGAAGCTTCAGCCGGTTCAGGTCGACGATCTGGCTGCCAGTTCGCGAGCAATCGAAAGCGGCACTGCCGATCTCGCCATCATCCGCAGCGACGTCTCGCCGCCGACCAATGGCCAGACCATCGCGATCCTGCGCCGCGACGTCGTCGCCTTCGTGCTGCCGCCGAAATCGGCGATCGACAGCATCGGCATGCTCTCCGGCAAGACGATCGCAATTCCGCAGGGACGTCTGCAGGACGTCAACGCCGCGCTGCTCGACCTCATCCTGAGCTACTACGATGTCGCGCCCCGTGAGGTGAAGCGGGTCTTCCTGTCCCCCGACGAGATGGTGGCGGCGGTTCATCAACGGCATGTCGCCGCCATCCTTGCCGTCGGCCCGGTCGGGCCGGGAGAGGTGGTCGGCGCAGTGGCGGCCATGGCCAAGGGAACCGGGGGAACGCCGACGATCCTGGCTTTCTCCGATGCGGATGCCTTCAATCGGCGCTTTCCGGCCTTCGAGTCCTATGATGTGCCGGAAGGCGCCGTCAGGTCTCGCCCGGCAACGCCTGACGACACGGTGACCACGCTCGCCGTAACCTACCGGCTCGTCGCGCCCGACTTGATGCTCGATCTTGTCGCTGGAGCGATCGGCCGGACCCTGTTCACGTCGAAAACTAAGCTGGTCGCGCTCACCCCGCTGGCAAGCCAGATCGAAGCGCCCGACCCCGACGCGAAGAATCCGATCCTGCCGATCCATCCAGGCGTCGCCAACTATCTCAGCAATGGCGAACAGAGCTTTTTCGATGAGCTCCACAGCTACTTCTATCTCGCGGCGGCGGCTATCAGCATCCTGGGCTCGGTTGCCACGATCGTTTTGGGGCGTGCGAAGACGGGGCGGATGCGCCAGGAGCAGAAACGGATCGGGCAGTTGATCCAGATCGCCGATCAGGCGCAGAAAGCCGATACCGAGATGCTGGAAGCCCTGGACCGATCGCTCCATCAACTGGTCGGCGATGCCCTCGCCTCCGCTGGCGGCTCGGGTGCCGATTCCTCAATGACCCTGGCGATCAACCACGCCCGCTATTCAGTGACGGCCCGTCGGGCCCTGCTCAGTTCCCAGGGAGCGCAGGGCACAGCGCTGTCTCCCACGTCTGTGGCGTTGAAATAG
- a CDS encoding LysR family transcriptional regulator — protein sequence MIGIGSIPAEVVDGRGSSSSLFLAPSKHGSFRKATLALGTYESSVSRRVRDIEGDLGASLFQRHRRGRQRCALRSLGTEQGPTGRH from the coding sequence GTGATCGGCATCGGTTCGATCCCGGCCGAGGTCGTTGACGGTCGAGGTTCGTCATCTTCGCTATTCTTGGCGCCGTCCAAGCATGGCAGCTTTCGCAAGGCGACGTTGGCGCTCGGAACATACGAGTCGTCCGTCAGTCGTCGTGTCCGAGATATTGAAGGCGACCTGGGGGCATCGCTATTTCAACGCCACAGACGTGGGAGACAGCGCTGTGCCCTGCGCTCCCTGGGAACTGAGCAGGGCCCGACGGGCCGTCACTGA
- a CDS encoding VOC family protein, which yields MAKNTICLWYDKEAEAAARFYAETFPDSSVDAVFRAPTDFPSGKAGDVLTVTFTVLGIPCLGLNGGPAFKHSEAFSFQVATDDQRETDHYWNAIVGNGGQESECGWCKDKWGISWQITPRVLSEALAVGGEEAKRAFTAMMTMRKIDVAAIEAARRG from the coding sequence ATTGCCAAGAACACGATCTGCCTCTGGTACGACAAGGAGGCCGAGGCTGCGGCGCGCTTCTATGCCGAGACCTTTCCTGACAGCTCGGTCGACGCGGTCTTTCGTGCGCCCACCGACTTTCCCTCCGGCAAGGCCGGCGATGTGCTGACGGTCACCTTCACGGTCCTCGGCATTCCCTGCCTCGGGCTCAATGGCGGCCCCGCCTTCAAGCACAGCGAAGCCTTCTCGTTCCAAGTCGCCACCGACGACCAGCGGGAGACCGACCACTACTGGAACGCCATCGTCGGCAATGGCGGCCAGGAGAGCGAATGCGGCTGGTGCAAGGACAAGTGGGGCATCTCCTGGCAGATCACGCCGCGCGTGCTGTCGGAGGCGCTGGCTGTCGGCGGCGAGGAAGCGAAGCGTGCCTTTACCGCGATGATGACCATGCGGAAGATCGACGTCGCGGCGATCGAGGCGGCACGGCGCGGCTGA
- the dusA gene encoding tRNA dihydrouridine(20/20a) synthase DusA: MQQYQSFRLSVAPMMDWTDSACRVVHRLMTRHALLYTEMVTAQAVIRGDRQRLIGFDAMEHRVALQLGGNDPKLLAEAAKIGADFGYDEINLNCGCPSDRVQGGAFGACLMREPALVGECVAAMKAAVSIPVTVKCRIGVDDQDPEAALDALTVSLRAAGVDALIVHARKAWLQGLSPKENREIPPLDYERAYRLKAANPDLPIAINGGIKAPSEWLRHLEKLDGVMIGREAYQNPEILLQVDPLLFGTDAPVPDAFAMLEALEPHIAAHLERGGRLHAFTRHLVGLFPGRPGARLFRRHLAERCVGADATLDDLRAAVAHVSRYEAAAAA, from the coding sequence ATGCAGCAATATCAATCATTTAGATTATCCGTGGCGCCGATGATGGACTGGACCGATTCCGCTTGCCGGGTGGTCCATCGCCTGATGACGCGCCATGCGCTGCTCTATACCGAGATGGTGACCGCGCAGGCGGTGATCCGTGGTGACCGCCAACGCCTGATCGGCTTCGACGCGATGGAGCATCGGGTCGCGCTTCAGCTCGGGGGCAATGATCCGAAGCTTTTGGCCGAGGCCGCTAAGATCGGCGCCGATTTCGGCTATGACGAGATCAACCTGAACTGCGGCTGCCCCTCGGACCGGGTGCAGGGCGGAGCCTTCGGCGCCTGCCTGATGCGCGAGCCGGCGCTGGTTGGCGAATGCGTCGCGGCGATGAAGGCGGCGGTTTCCATCCCCGTCACGGTGAAGTGCCGTATCGGCGTCGATGATCAGGATCCGGAAGCTGCGCTCGATGCGCTCACCGTTTCCCTGCGTGCCGCGGGCGTCGATGCGCTGATCGTCCATGCCCGCAAGGCCTGGTTGCAGGGGCTCTCGCCCAAGGAGAACCGCGAGATCCCGCCGCTCGACTATGAGCGTGCCTATCGCCTGAAGGCGGCCAATCCCGACCTGCCGATTGCCATCAATGGAGGCATCAAGGCGCCATCCGAATGGCTGCGGCATCTGGAGAAGCTCGACGGCGTGATGATCGGCCGCGAGGCCTATCAGAACCCGGAGATCCTGCTGCAGGTCGATCCGCTGCTCTTCGGCACGGATGCGCCGGTGCCGGATGCCTTCGCCATGCTGGAAGCGCTGGAGCCGCATATCGCCGCACATCTGGAGCGGGGCGGGCGGCTGCATGCCTTCACGCGCCACCTCGTCGGACTGTTCCCGGGCCGGCCCGGGGCGCGCCTCTTCCGCCGCCATCTTGCCGAGCGCTGCGTCGGAGCGGATGCGACGCTGGACGATCTGCGTGCCGCCGTGGCGCATGTTTCCCGTTACGAGGCCGCCGCAGCGGCCTGA
- a CDS encoding tyrosine-type recombinase/integrase — protein sequence MLLIRDRKDPRNKDGNNQRIPLLDVSGYDACKIIEEQGRFSNAREGRIFPYNSRSVGTAFRRQCEDLKIEDLHFHDLRHEGTSRLFQAGFTIEQVALVTGHKDWKMLRRYTHLKPEALHTIRATKAAWHTSTVQQPSAPSADPEITTASLFKRACLSTTVN from the coding sequence ATGCTTCTCATTCGTGACCGCAAGGACCCTCGTAACAAGGACGGCAACAATCAGCGCATCCCTCTGCTCGACGTATCGGGCTATGACGCGTGCAAGATCATCGAAGAGCAAGGGCGCTTCTCGAACGCGCGAGAAGGCCGCATCTTCCCCTATAACAGCCGCTCGGTTGGCACCGCGTTTCGCCGTCAGTGCGAAGACCTCAAGATCGAGGACCTGCATTTCCACGATCTTCGCCACGAAGGCACCAGCCGATTGTTCCAAGCAGGCTTCACGATCGAGCAGGTTGCCCTTGTGACCGGGCACAAGGATTGGAAGATGCTGCGGCGATATACGCACCTCAAGCCGGAGGCGCTCCACACGATCCGAGCAACCAAGGCAGCCTGGCACACATCAACGGTCCAACAGCCAAGCGCTCCCTCTGCCGATCCCGAGATCACCACCGCTTCGCTATTTAAGCGAGCTTGCCTTAGCACAACCGTTAATTAA
- a CDS encoding Fic family protein — translation MAHVHTIESRLGRFVETPVGGEIVRAFMPPALPPQPPIDILSLLPHLSLAERALGRLDGITTLLPRQELFLYMYVRKEAVLSSQIEGTQSTLTDLLRFETEAQAGQPIDDIREVSNYVDAMMFGLERLKELPLSLQLIREMHGRLLQSGRGGTKSPGEFRRSQNWIGGTRPGNALFVPPPVMELDTCLAAFEAFMHEDKSRLPALIKAGFLHVQFETIHPFLDGNGRIGRLLVTLYLCVHGVLRRPLLYLSLYLKTHRADYYRLLQEVRERGAWEAWLEFFLKGIADTANQAFDAATRIVDLFRADRERITAESDRAGSALRIHELLQQHPFLTAGQLVTQTGLSMPTVNAALADLERLGIVKEVTGRKRGRVFGYRRYLAILSEGTDPLPVAA, via the coding sequence ATGGCTCACGTTCACACCATCGAGTCGCGCCTTGGCCGCTTTGTGGAAACGCCGGTTGGCGGCGAGATCGTCCGCGCCTTCATGCCGCCCGCGCTGCCGCCGCAGCCGCCGATCGATATCCTCTCCCTCTTGCCGCACCTCAGCCTCGCGGAGCGGGCGCTCGGCCGGCTCGACGGCATAACCACGCTCCTGCCGCGGCAGGAGCTCTTCCTCTATATGTATGTGCGCAAGGAAGCGGTGCTCTCCTCTCAGATCGAGGGCACGCAGTCGACCCTGACCGACCTCCTCCGGTTCGAGACGGAAGCTCAGGCCGGTCAGCCAATCGACGACATCCGTGAGGTCTCGAACTACGTCGACGCGATGATGTTCGGCCTGGAGCGGCTGAAGGAGTTGCCGCTCTCGCTCCAGCTCATCCGCGAGATGCATGGCCGCCTCCTTCAGAGCGGCCGCGGCGGCACGAAGAGCCCAGGCGAGTTCCGGCGCTCGCAGAACTGGATCGGAGGCACCCGCCCCGGCAACGCGCTGTTCGTTCCGCCTCCCGTGATGGAGCTCGACACCTGCCTTGCCGCGTTCGAAGCCTTCATGCACGAGGACAAGTCGCGGCTGCCAGCGCTGATCAAGGCCGGGTTTCTGCACGTGCAGTTCGAGACAATTCACCCATTCCTCGACGGCAATGGCCGCATCGGCCGCCTGCTGGTGACGCTCTATCTGTGCGTCCATGGCGTGCTGCGAAGGCCACTGCTCTACCTCAGCCTCTATCTGAAGACACACCGGGCCGACTACTATCGCCTCCTGCAGGAGGTGCGCGAGCGTGGAGCCTGGGAGGCCTGGCTCGAGTTCTTCCTGAAGGGCATCGCGGATACGGCGAACCAGGCTTTTGACGCCGCGACGCGCATTGTCGACCTGTTCAGGGCAGATCGCGAGCGCATCACCGCGGAGAGCGACCGCGCCGGCTCGGCCTTGCGCATCCATGAGCTTCTGCAGCAGCATCCGTTCCTCACCGCAGGGCAACTCGTCACGCAGACGGGTCTCAGCATGCCGACCGTCAACGCCGCCCTCGCCGATCTCGAGCGGCTCGGCATCGTCAAAGAGGTGACCGGGCGCAAGCGCGGCCGCGTGTTCGGCTACCGCCGCTATCTTGCCATTCTGAGTGAAGGCACCGATCCGCTGCCTGTGGCCGCATGA
- a CDS encoding mandelate racemase/muconate lactonizing enzyme family protein, translating to MKIERLRAYMSRDKDRPRVVVAIDTDDGLTGWGECYNHGPDKALLPLLDYLFEFIRGQDPRRIEYLILYLLQQSRFPPGALGLAAISAIDHCLWDISAKALGVPVYMLLGGNVRDRVRVYAGVYTAPDPAIARDQLNALNEEWGLTAFKLSPYRIDMHANRWGEVVRTSAEYFRTLRETVRSDYEIAFDAHAKIFEVGQAIQLGNALAPYDPLFFEEPLRPENFEAWGELKRGLSCTLATGESLYSRFEFLRLLSVKGCDIIQPDICVVGGLLEMRKIAAIAEAHYVTIAPHNPMGPLATAVNLHFSAAQPNFRILEYRLPHGPNYAFGDGRGDANVQPDRSQGAWYVKDPYLPKDGYLELRPDRSGWGVEMDMDVLAREDYIHWERKVPRRPDGSTAYA from the coding sequence ATGAAGATCGAACGCCTGCGGGCCTATATGTCACGCGACAAGGACCGCCCCCGCGTGGTCGTCGCGATCGATACCGATGACGGACTGACCGGCTGGGGCGAGTGCTACAATCACGGCCCGGACAAGGCGTTGCTGCCGCTGCTCGACTACCTGTTCGAGTTCATCCGTGGGCAAGATCCGCGACGGATCGAATACCTGATCCTCTATCTGCTGCAGCAGAGCCGCTTCCCGCCTGGAGCGCTCGGGCTGGCGGCGATCTCGGCAATCGACCACTGCCTTTGGGACATCTCGGCCAAGGCGCTCGGCGTTCCCGTCTATATGCTGCTCGGCGGCAATGTTCGCGACCGGGTGCGCGTCTATGCCGGCGTCTACACTGCGCCGGACCCGGCGATCGCGCGCGACCAGCTCAACGCCCTGAACGAGGAATGGGGGCTGACGGCGTTCAAGCTCAGCCCCTATCGGATCGACATGCATGCGAATCGCTGGGGCGAGGTCGTGCGCACCAGCGCCGAGTATTTCCGCACGCTCCGCGAGACGGTGCGCTCGGACTACGAGATCGCCTTCGACGCTCACGCCAAGATCTTCGAGGTCGGGCAGGCGATACAGCTCGGCAACGCGCTGGCTCCCTATGATCCGCTCTTCTTCGAGGAGCCGCTCCGGCCCGAGAACTTCGAGGCCTGGGGCGAGCTGAAGCGCGGGCTGAGCTGCACGCTCGCGACGGGTGAATCCCTTTACAGCCGGTTCGAGTTCCTGCGGCTGCTCTCGGTCAAGGGCTGTGACATCATCCAGCCCGATATCTGTGTCGTAGGCGGGCTGCTGGAGATGCGCAAGATCGCGGCCATCGCCGAAGCGCACTACGTGACCATCGCCCCCCATAACCCGATGGGACCGTTGGCCACCGCGGTGAACCTGCATTTCTCGGCGGCGCAGCCCAACTTCCGGATTCTCGAGTACCGGCTCCCGCATGGCCCCAACTACGCCTTCGGCGACGGCAGGGGCGATGCCAATGTCCAGCCCGATCGCTCGCAGGGAGCCTGGTACGTCAAGGACCCCTATCTACCGAAGGACGGCTATCTCGAATTGCGGCCCGACCGCTCCGGCTGGGGCGTCGAAATGGACATGGATGTCCTGGCCAGGGAGGACTACATCCACTGGGAGCGCAAGGTCCCGCGCCGCCCGGACGGTTCCACCGCCTATGCCTGA
- a CDS encoding mandelate racemase/muconate lactonizing enzyme family protein, which produces MKIVDIRTFLMHAGAPSLKNWASDGSFGTQQFSKNLTGSRNWLFVKVVTDEGITGIGECSGWPRVIRTAVEDLKSLLVGEDPTHIERLWQKMQIAIMGHGMTGVVGAGAMTGIDMALWDIKGKALNTPVWNLLGGKLRDKIRIYGHANTPETALSLKQRGVTAIKCGGVSDPVRKVAALREAVGEEMDIAIDLHGPPWLTPADATQVCRALEPFKMMWVEDPIAPDNLDGYRRIRDHSAVTLAAGERMATIFGERELIERDLIDVVQPDTGRAGGITQMKKIAAMAEAHHIMLAPHSGSLGPVAEYAALHLLASCPNGLVLERIEDDWDGRAKTVIPHPASHDGYLDVPDRPGLGVEIDEDFVARWPSEMNVSIPVTEGSGSYAEGTFREHVYVQTRWKRGAYFKD; this is translated from the coding sequence ATGAAGATCGTCGATATCAGGACCTTCCTGATGCATGCGGGCGCGCCCAGCCTCAAGAACTGGGCGTCGGACGGATCATTCGGCACGCAGCAATTCTCGAAGAACCTCACCGGCAGCCGCAACTGGCTGTTCGTCAAGGTTGTCACAGATGAAGGCATCACCGGCATAGGCGAATGCTCGGGCTGGCCGCGCGTGATCAGAACCGCGGTCGAAGACCTGAAATCGCTGCTGGTTGGTGAGGATCCGACGCATATCGAGCGGCTCTGGCAGAAGATGCAGATCGCGATCATGGGCCACGGCATGACCGGCGTGGTCGGCGCCGGCGCGATGACCGGCATCGACATGGCGCTCTGGGACATCAAGGGCAAGGCGCTGAACACACCGGTCTGGAATCTGCTCGGCGGCAAGCTGCGCGACAAGATCCGCATCTATGGCCACGCGAACACCCCGGAGACCGCGCTGTCGCTGAAGCAGCGCGGCGTCACCGCGATCAAATGCGGAGGCGTTTCCGATCCCGTCAGAAAGGTCGCGGCGCTGCGCGAAGCGGTCGGCGAGGAGATGGACATCGCCATCGACCTGCACGGCCCGCCATGGCTGACGCCGGCCGATGCGACGCAGGTCTGCCGCGCCCTCGAACCCTTCAAGATGATGTGGGTCGAGGATCCGATTGCGCCCGACAATCTCGACGGCTACCGCCGCATCCGCGACCACTCGGCGGTGACGCTGGCGGCTGGCGAGCGCATGGCGACGATCTTCGGCGAACGCGAGCTGATCGAGCGCGATCTGATCGACGTGGTGCAGCCCGACACCGGACGCGCCGGCGGCATCACGCAGATGAAGAAGATCGCGGCGATGGCGGAGGCGCATCACATCATGCTGGCGCCGCATTCCGGCTCGCTCGGGCCGGTCGCGGAATATGCCGCGCTGCATCTGCTCGCGAGCTGCCCGAACGGCCTCGTCCTTGAGCGCATCGAGGATGATTGGGACGGCCGTGCCAAGACGGTCATCCCGCACCCGGCCTCGCACGACGGCTATCTCGACGTGCCCGACCGCCCCGGCCTTGGCGTCGAGATCGACGAGGATTTCGTCGCGCGATGGCCGAGCGAGATGAACGTATCGATCCCTGTGACGGAGGGCTCCGGCTCCTATGCCGAGGGCACTTTCCGCGAGCATGTCTACGTTCAGACGCGCTGGAAGCGCGGCGCCTATTTCAAGGACTAG